A genomic window from Passer domesticus isolate bPasDom1 chromosome Z, bPasDom1.hap1, whole genome shotgun sequence includes:
- the LOC135291111 gene encoding serine/threonine-protein kinase PAK 2-like — MEYMDRGALSDVISKSYLSEDEMAAISRECLQGLDFLHSNHVIHQDLKSSNILLRTDGSVKLADFGLFAQLPPEQSRQSSMAGTSGWMAPEVVTGQPYGPKVDIWSLGIVGIEMMEREVPYWKETSGMPQLLIAIRGTPRLHQPNLFSPCLRDFQSICMQADEEQRWSAKELLQHPFVRFAEPVSSLVPLILSVKKKKEIRK; from the exons ATGGAGTACATGGACAGAGGTGCTCTGAGCGATGTCATCAGCAAGAGCTACCTGTCTGAGGATGAGATGGCAGCCATCAGTCGGGAG tgcctgcaaggactggattttcttcactccaaCCATGTCATCCACCAAGATCTGAAGAGCAGCAACATCCTTCTCAGAACCGACGGCTCTGTCAAGCTGG CTGACTTTGGCCTCTTTGCTCAGCTCCCCCCTGAGCAGAGTAGACAGAGCTCCATGGCCGGCACTTCTGGGTGGATGGCGCCTGAAGTGGTGACGGGTCAAccatatggccccaaagtggacatatggtcTTTAGGAATCGTGGGCATTGAAATGATGGAACGAGAAGTTCCTTACTGGAAAGAAACTTCTGGCATG CCTCAACTCCTGATAGCCATACGAGGGACACCAAGGCTGCATCAGCCCAACCTGTTTTCACCTTGCCTGCGTGACTTCCAGAGCATCTGCATGCAGGCAGATGAGGAGCAgcgctggtctgccaaggaactcctgcag catccatttgtaaGATTTGCTGAGCCTGTGtccagcctggtgccactgattctttcagtgaagaagaagaaggagataAGAAAGTGA